A single region of the Candidatus Parcubacteria bacterium genome encodes:
- a CDS encoding peptidoglycan-binding protein: protein MTRSFIFSVSLFILASFAFAPISAEAAVRSLWLGHSGADVTAMQNKLIAGGYLAQGKATSYFGALTEAALKKFQCEKKIVCAGSRTAGYGVYGPKTRAVLGGVAEGPADGTQNPGNLTGKSLTGPYTGPLEFSGWVPDWRAASGTKDVIPNLSKLSSIMPFGYKVSDTGKLLGKDKFSQDPWTGLIAAAKARGVKVVPTVVWLEGGPIHNVLSNQRARIALEDEIAALVKDNNFDGIDIDFEAKKHETIDYFSTFLKGLDMRMGEKLIYCTIEARMPLESRYLPGQTIPPDAMDYANDYNALNRYCDRVEIMAYDQGTIDKRLNAARSAPYAPVADPGWVGVLVQLAAQSIAKDKIIIGVPTYGYEYEVTPLLSGGFSYKRLWAFNPNYGKQIAAQLGITPMRTSANEMGFTYDPAKLAAIAPSGDNSTELQQAQTTPSTSVAQNLGSQVDTTKPFNYLTWSDATAIADKVALARELGVRGIAVFSLGGAQDIGMWTALQDPKDLASFR from the coding sequence ATGACACGCTCATTCATATTCTCTGTTTCTTTATTTATCCTCGCCAGCTTCGCTTTTGCGCCCATAAGCGCAGAAGCAGCCGTACGCTCCCTCTGGCTCGGCCACTCCGGAGCCGACGTTACCGCGATGCAGAATAAGCTCATCGCTGGAGGATATCTGGCTCAAGGTAAGGCCACCAGCTACTTCGGAGCCCTCACGGAAGCCGCCCTCAAGAAGTTCCAGTGCGAAAAGAAAATAGTCTGCGCAGGCTCACGCACAGCAGGCTATGGCGTCTACGGACCCAAGACCCGCGCAGTACTCGGCGGCGTAGCAGAAGGACCTGCGGATGGCACCCAGAATCCTGGAAACCTCACTGGCAAATCTCTCACTGGCCCCTACACTGGCCCTCTGGAGTTCTCCGGTTGGGTTCCTGATTGGCGCGCTGCCTCCGGCACCAAGGATGTCATCCCTAACCTCAGCAAGCTCTCTTCCATCATGCCCTTCGGCTACAAGGTGTCCGATACGGGCAAGCTCCTCGGCAAGGACAAGTTCTCACAGGATCCCTGGACCGGACTCATCGCTGCCGCCAAGGCCCGGGGCGTCAAAGTAGTACCCACCGTCGTCTGGCTCGAAGGTGGACCTATCCACAACGTACTGAGCAACCAGAGAGCCCGCATCGCACTCGAAGACGAGATCGCTGCGCTAGTGAAAGACAACAACTTCGATGGTATCGACATCGATTTCGAGGCCAAGAAACACGAGACCATCGACTATTTCTCCACCTTCCTCAAAGGACTCGACATGCGCATGGGAGAGAAACTCATCTACTGCACCATCGAGGCGCGCATGCCGCTTGAGAGCCGCTATCTCCCTGGGCAGACCATTCCCCCGGATGCCATGGACTATGCCAATGACTACAATGCGCTCAATCGCTACTGTGACCGCGTAGAGATCATGGCCTACGATCAGGGCACAATCGACAAGCGCCTGAATGCCGCCCGCTCCGCTCCCTATGCTCCTGTCGCCGATCCAGGCTGGGTAGGCGTGCTCGTCCAGCTCGCCGCGCAAAGTATTGCCAAGGACAAGATCATCATCGGCGTGCCCACCTATGGCTATGAATACGAGGTCACTCCCCTCCTCAGCGGCGGCTTCAGCTACAAGAGGCTCTGGGCCTTCAATCCCAACTATGGGAAGCAGATAGCGGCTCAGCTCGGCATCACTCCGATGAGAACGAGCGCCAACGAGATGGGCTTCACTTACGATCCGGCCAAGCTCGCCGCGATCGCTCCGAGCGGAGACAACTCTACAGAGCTCCAGCAGGCACAAACCACGCCCTCGACTTCAGTTGCCCAGAACCTCGGCTCCCAAGTAGACACCACCAAGCCATTCAACTACCTCACCTGGAGTGATGCGACAGCTATCGCCGACAAGGTAGCGCTCGCCCGCGAACTCGGCGTACGAGGTATCGCCGTCTTCAGCCTCGGCGGAGCGCAGGATATAGGTATGTGGACAGCCCTCCAGGATCCCAAGGATCTGGCTTCTTTCCGCTAA
- the dnaX gene encoding DNA polymerase III subunit gamma/tau — MSDEVLYRKYRPKDFSEVRGQDHVVKPLQAASENNKVAHAYLFSGSRGTGKTSIARIFARSLGVSPEDFYEIDGASNRGIDEVRELREAVHTLPFRSPYKVYLIDEAHMLTPQAWNALLKTLEEPPAHVIFMFATTELDKVLETVISRCQVFTLKKPPLSVLKDTVLHVAKAEGFTLEAASAELVALMGDGSFRDTLGILQKVIGASGDKRISKEEVEMVTGAPRGSLLNDVLLGIEEADLGRALGAIRTAASQNIDFSVFTRLLLERMRALLFLRFVKSSEEELRQTFGEEDFKVLSELAGKKGSRITSATLSEFLSASAQVGYVAVPELPLQLALMRVIGEGKQA; from the coding sequence ATGTCCGACGAAGTCCTCTATCGCAAATACCGCCCCAAGGACTTCTCCGAAGTCCGCGGTCAGGATCATGTAGTGAAGCCGCTCCAAGCTGCCTCCGAGAACAATAAGGTAGCCCATGCCTATCTCTTCTCCGGCTCCCGCGGCACGGGTAAGACCAGCATCGCTCGTATATTTGCCCGCTCTCTCGGGGTTTCCCCTGAGGATTTCTATGAAATAGACGGTGCGTCGAACCGCGGTATCGATGAAGTGCGCGAGCTCCGCGAGGCCGTGCACACGCTGCCGTTCCGCTCTCCCTACAAGGTGTACCTCATCGACGAGGCGCACATGCTCACGCCGCAGGCCTGGAATGCGCTCCTTAAGACCCTGGAAGAACCGCCTGCGCATGTGATCTTCATGTTCGCCACCACCGAGCTCGACAAGGTGCTAGAGACAGTCATCTCCCGTTGTCAGGTATTTACGCTGAAGAAGCCGCCCCTCTCTGTGCTCAAGGATACGGTGCTTCATGTAGCCAAGGCGGAAGGCTTTACGCTCGAAGCTGCTTCTGCGGAACTGGTGGCGCTCATGGGTGATGGTTCTTTCCGCGATACGCTCGGGATATTGCAGAAGGTGATCGGGGCTTCGGGGGACAAGAGGATAAGCAAGGAGGAGGTGGAGATGGTTACAGGTGCTCCGCGTGGGAGCCTCTTAAACGATGTGCTTCTTGGTATCGAGGAGGCGGATCTCGGCCGTGCGCTTGGAGCTATCCGTACTGCCGCGAGCCAGAACATTGATTTCTCCGTATTTACGAGGCTTCTCTTGGAGCGTATGCGTGCGCTCCTCTTCCTCCGCTTCGTGAAGTCTTCTGAAGAAGAGTTGCGCCAGACCTTCGGGGAAGAGGATTTTAAGGTGCTCTCGGAGCTAGCAGGGAAGAAGGGTTCTCGTATTACTTCGGCGACACTCTCTGAGTTCCTCTCCGCGAGTGCTCAAGTGGGCTATGTGGCCGTGCCTGAGCTACCCTTACAGCTCGCGCTGATGAGGGTCATAGGGGAGGGGAAACAGGCGTAA
- the dprA gene encoding DNA-processing protein DprA — MEGIRTLVPIEFPQLLSEIPNPPKTLYLRGPFPDEKEYKFLSVVGTRKYTDYGKEAVEKIIRELAGYPVVIVSGLALGIDSIAHVAALDAGLLTVAVPGSGISDEVIYPARHLGLAKRILESGGALLSEYAPDFRATLWSFPRRNRIMAGMSHAVLVVEAEKRSGTLITSRLATDYNRDVLTIPGSIFSKTSEGPHMLIRLGATPVESGRDVLEALHIDADMEVSERTLLSDCAPEELAVLEILTEPLPRDVLAEELGRSTMEVNMLLSLLEIKGLVTERLGKIHRV, encoded by the coding sequence ATGGAGGGCATACGCACGCTCGTTCCTATCGAGTTCCCGCAGCTCCTTTCCGAGATCCCTAACCCGCCGAAGACGCTGTATCTGCGCGGCCCCTTCCCCGACGAGAAGGAATACAAATTCCTCTCGGTCGTAGGTACGCGAAAATATACAGACTACGGCAAGGAGGCAGTTGAGAAGATAATCCGCGAACTCGCGGGCTACCCCGTAGTCATCGTCTCAGGCCTTGCACTCGGCATCGACTCCATCGCGCACGTAGCTGCACTCGACGCAGGACTCCTCACTGTTGCCGTGCCTGGCTCAGGTATCAGTGATGAGGTGATCTACCCTGCGCGGCACCTAGGACTCGCCAAGCGGATACTGGAGAGTGGCGGCGCGCTCCTCTCCGAGTACGCACCCGACTTCCGCGCAACGCTCTGGAGCTTCCCGAGAAGGAATCGCATCATGGCGGGCATGTCACATGCAGTGTTAGTGGTAGAAGCAGAGAAACGGTCCGGTACCCTCATCACCTCCCGTCTCGCCACGGATTACAACCGCGACGTGCTCACCATCCCTGGCTCCATCTTCTCCAAAACTTCAGAAGGCCCGCATATGCTCATCCGGCTCGGCGCTACTCCGGTAGAGAGCGGGCGGGATGTACTGGAGGCATTACATATAGATGCAGATATGGAGGTGTCTGAAAGGACGCTGCTGAGCGACTGTGCACCGGAGGAACTCGCTGTTTTAGAGATTCTGACCGAGCCACTGCCCCGCGATGTGCTAGCAGAAGAACTAGGACGATCCACTATGGAAGTGAACATGCTTTTGTCCCTCTTGGAGATCAAAGGTTTAGTCACAGAACGTCTGGGAAAAATTCATCGTGTCTGA
- a CDS encoding DoxX family protein, translating to MNTSSLLATLRIAIGCFFFYAGIVKVMNPAWSAAGFLNNAKTFPEFYAWFAQPGILPWTNLLNEWSLTLVGVALILGIGVRLASFGGILLMALYYFPSLSFPYAGDHAYIVDEHVIYALLLAYLAAMKAGRVWGLERWCANLSLCTRFPKLRALLG from the coding sequence ATGAATACATCATCGCTTCTCGCTACGCTCCGTATCGCGATAGGGTGCTTCTTTTTCTATGCCGGTATCGTAAAAGTGATGAATCCCGCCTGGTCTGCCGCGGGGTTCTTGAATAACGCGAAGACATTTCCGGAATTCTATGCCTGGTTTGCACAGCCCGGCATCCTCCCGTGGACGAACCTGCTGAACGAATGGAGTCTGACCCTGGTCGGGGTAGCGCTCATCCTTGGCATCGGCGTCCGCTTGGCCTCCTTCGGCGGCATCCTCCTTATGGCTCTCTACTACTTCCCGTCGCTCTCATTCCCGTACGCAGGGGATCACGCCTACATCGTAGACGAGCACGTCATCTATGCTCTGCTTCTCGCATATCTCGCGGCAATGAAGGCTGGACGAGTATGGGGACTCGAACGCTGGTGCGCGAACCTGTCGCTGTGCACCCGTTTCCCGAAACTGCGCGCATTGCTCGGATAA
- the topA gene encoding type I DNA topoisomerase has protein sequence MKLLVVESPAKAKTIGKYLGSEYVVRASVGHVRDLPKSNKKAIDIEGGFIPHYEISKGKEGVIAELKELAEKADEVLLATDPDREGEAIAWHIAEAVKLKKPKRVVFHEITEKAIREALKHPRDIDDKLKQAQEARRVLDRLVGYDLSGLIWKKVRYGLSAGRVQSPALRILMEREREIRAFVPEAYSVISAEVKGKSTAAFTVVCEEEPRDQKVTAKIVETAKGKPWKVLSVDETEAKRSPRAPFTTSTLQQTASSRLGFSPSRTMSVAQKLYEAGLITYMRTDSTTIGADAQAAIIALVTKKYGAKYAEARQYKTKSKNAQEAHEAVRVTDVLRESAGATDDAKKLYHLIWERVVSSQMADANTLRTRIAAGVEAKDFPAFHANGSRVLFDGWLKADPEARGEDVELPKVVAGESLDLLNLFTEEKSTEPPSRYTEAGLVKEMEKRGIGRPSTYASIIKTIQDRGYVEKNGKTLLPTDTGDVVSSFLEKNFEQYIGDDFTAEMENKLDDIANGDAAYLKTLKDFYGPFLKDVKSKDKIDKLTDLGPGPKEFPCPKCGSEMIIKLGKNGKFLSCSTYPDCDGARAIDGKEMEGPKFTGEKCPDCADGKLMERDGRYGRFIACSNYPKCKYIKESPEEEARKKTGVTCPTCGKGEMVERRGRFGIFYSCSNYPTCKNAIKAKPTGKICELCGSLMMEGTKTIPERCSNKACPNHNPHKIEKKKV, from the coding sequence ATGAAATTACTTGTTGTCGAGTCTCCAGCAAAAGCAAAGACAATCGGGAAATATCTCGGCAGCGAATATGTCGTGCGCGCGAGCGTAGGACACGTGCGCGATCTCCCGAAGAGCAACAAGAAAGCCATCGACATCGAAGGCGGCTTCATCCCCCACTACGAGATCAGCAAAGGCAAGGAAGGAGTCATCGCGGAACTCAAGGAACTCGCGGAGAAAGCCGACGAAGTGCTCCTTGCGACCGACCCCGACCGCGAAGGAGAAGCCATCGCCTGGCACATCGCAGAGGCGGTGAAGCTCAAGAAGCCTAAGCGCGTCGTTTTCCACGAGATTACCGAGAAAGCCATCAGGGAAGCCCTCAAGCATCCCCGCGATATAGATGACAAGCTCAAGCAGGCTCAGGAAGCCCGCCGCGTCCTGGATCGTCTCGTAGGCTACGATCTCTCTGGCCTCATCTGGAAGAAGGTACGCTACGGCCTCTCTGCCGGCCGCGTGCAATCTCCGGCGCTGCGCATCCTGATGGAGCGCGAGCGTGAGATCAGAGCTTTCGTACCGGAAGCGTATTCCGTCATCTCCGCAGAGGTGAAAGGTAAGAGCACTGCAGCCTTTACTGTGGTGTGCGAAGAAGAGCCGCGCGATCAGAAGGTGACCGCGAAAATAGTAGAGACGGCAAAAGGAAAACCTTGGAAAGTGCTCTCCGTGGACGAGACCGAAGCCAAGCGCTCTCCTCGTGCTCCTTTCACTACTTCTACTCTCCAGCAGACGGCGAGCTCTCGTCTCGGCTTCTCCCCTTCCCGCACCATGTCCGTAGCTCAGAAGCTCTACGAAGCCGGACTCATCACCTACATGCGTACTGATAGTACGACGATCGGTGCAGACGCCCAGGCTGCCATCATAGCTCTCGTCACCAAGAAGTACGGCGCCAAGTATGCAGAAGCCCGCCAGTACAAGACCAAGAGCAAGAACGCGCAGGAAGCCCACGAAGCCGTGCGCGTGACCGACGTACTGCGGGAATCTGCCGGGGCTACGGACGATGCCAAGAAGCTCTACCACCTCATCTGGGAGCGTGTCGTCTCGTCCCAGATGGCGGATGCCAACACTCTGCGCACGCGCATCGCCGCGGGCGTGGAAGCGAAAGATTTCCCCGCCTTCCATGCGAACGGCTCTCGCGTACTCTTCGATGGCTGGCTCAAGGCAGATCCGGAAGCGCGCGGAGAAGACGTAGAGCTGCCCAAGGTGGTAGCTGGTGAATCACTCGATCTCCTCAACCTCTTTACAGAGGAGAAGAGCACAGAGCCGCCTTCCCGCTATACGGAAGCAGGACTCGTAAAGGAGATGGAGAAGCGCGGTATCGGACGCCCGTCTACCTACGCCTCTATCATCAAGACCATCCAAGACCGCGGCTACGTGGAGAAGAACGGCAAGACGCTCCTCCCCACCGACACCGGTGACGTGGTCAGCTCCTTCCTGGAGAAGAACTTTGAACAATACATCGGGGATGATTTCACTGCGGAGATGGAGAACAAGCTCGACGACATCGCAAATGGCGACGCCGCATATCTAAAAACACTCAAGGATTTCTACGGCCCCTTCCTCAAGGACGTGAAGAGCAAGGACAAGATCGACAAGCTCACCGACTTAGGTCCCGGCCCCAAGGAGTTCCCCTGCCCTAAGTGTGGGAGCGAAATGATCATCAAGCTCGGAAAGAACGGTAAGTTCCTCTCCTGCTCCACCTATCCCGACTGTGATGGCGCCCGCGCCATCGACGGCAAGGAGATGGAAGGACCCAAGTTCACCGGAGAGAAGTGCCCGGACTGTGCTGACGGCAAGCTCATGGAGCGCGATGGCCGCTACGGCCGCTTCATCGCCTGCAGCAACTACCCGAAGTGCAAATATATAAAGGAGAGTCCGGAAGAGGAGGCACGTAAGAAAACTGGCGTCACCTGCCCCACCTGCGGCAAAGGCGAGATGGTGGAGCGTCGCGGCCGCTTCGGCATCTTCTACAGCTGCTCTAACTACCCTACCTGTAAGAACGCGATTAAAGCTAAGCCCACCGGCAAGATCTGCGAACTCTGCGGCTCACTCATGATGGAGGGAACCAAGACAATCCCTGAGAGATGTTCGAACAAAGCGTGCCCGAACCACAATCCGCATAAGATAGAGAAGAAGAAGGTATAA
- the serS gene encoding serine--tRNA ligase gives MLDIKFILETKDLIADAARRKHLDFDVEALIAVDDRRKAALLSIEAKRAEQNAASLKISTAAPEERATLIAEMTTLKEALGKEEEDLKEIMKEWQGLMVRVPNIPDMSVPEGDSDADNQEVKVWGEKPQFSFAPKSHVELMEKHKMVDLERGSKVAGFRGYFLTGAGAELNFALWKFIIDFWSKKGFTFMIAPSLVKRESFMGTGYLPQSEEDLYKTQDGDYLAGTAEVATMGYYMDEVVDKAELPTKFFAFSPCFRREAGSHGKDTKGIMRVHEFFKFEQVVLCEASHEESVRWHEELTKNSEDFIQALGLPYHVVVNCGGDLGLGQVKKYDIECWVPSEGKYRETHSSSYFHDFQTRRLNIRYKDAEGKTRFPHSLNNTAAATPRLLISLIENNQQEDGSIKIPEALRPYFGRDVIS, from the coding sequence ATGTTAGACATCAAATTCATCCTGGAAACTAAAGACCTCATTGCGGATGCTGCCCGCCGCAAGCACCTCGATTTCGATGTGGAAGCCCTCATCGCCGTAGACGACCGTCGCAAGGCAGCCCTCCTCTCCATCGAGGCGAAGCGAGCTGAGCAGAATGCGGCGTCCCTTAAGATAAGCACTGCTGCGCCTGAGGAGCGCGCTACGCTCATCGCCGAGATGACTACCCTCAAGGAGGCGCTCGGCAAAGAAGAGGAGGATCTCAAGGAGATCATGAAGGAATGGCAGGGGCTCATGGTGCGCGTACCGAATATCCCGGATATGTCCGTGCCGGAAGGGGATAGTGATGCGGACAACCAGGAGGTGAAGGTCTGGGGAGAGAAGCCGCAGTTCTCCTTTGCTCCCAAGAGCCATGTGGAACTCATGGAGAAGCATAAAATGGTGGATCTTGAGCGCGGCTCCAAGGTGGCGGGCTTCCGCGGTTACTTCCTCACGGGTGCAGGAGCGGAACTCAACTTCGCCCTCTGGAAGTTCATCATCGATTTCTGGAGCAAGAAGGGCTTCACCTTCATGATCGCGCCGTCTCTCGTTAAGCGTGAGTCCTTCATGGGTACCGGGTATCTCCCGCAGAGCGAGGAGGATTTGTATAAGACGCAGGACGGGGACTATCTCGCGGGTACCGCGGAGGTGGCCACCATGGGCTACTACATGGACGAAGTGGTGGATAAGGCAGAACTTCCGACCAAGTTCTTCGCCTTCTCTCCCTGCTTCCGCAGGGAAGCAGGGAGCCACGGCAAGGACACCAAGGGCATCATGCGCGTGCATGAGTTCTTCAAGTTCGAGCAGGTGGTGCTCTGCGAAGCGTCTCACGAGGAGTCTGTGCGTTGGCACGAAGAGCTCACCAAGAATTCCGAGGACTTCATCCAGGCGCTTGGTCTCCCGTACCATGTGGTGGTGAACTGTGGAGGAGACCTCGGCCTAGGTCAGGTGAAGAAGTATGACATCGAATGTTGGGTCCCCTCGGAAGGTAAATACCGCGAGACGCACTCTTCTTCCTATTTCCATGATTTCCAGACGCGCCGTCTCAATATCCGCTACAAGGATGCAGAAGGTAAGACTCGTTTTCCGCACTCGCTCAACAACACTGCTGCCGCTACTCCGCGCCTCCTCATCTCTCTCATTGAAAACAATCAGCAGGAAGACGGTTCCATCAAGATACCGGAAGCCCTGCGCCCTTATTTTGGCCGTGACGTAATCTCCTAG
- a CDS encoding tRNA-dihydrouridine synthase: MSFWRQLKKPVMVLAPMADVTDTAFRRIIAKYGKPDVTWTEFVSADGLCSPGREILLHDLKYTEAERPIVAQLFTSHPEKMEQAAALAEKLGFDGIDINMGCPDRSIEKQGAGAAMIKNPAQAKEVIRAAKRGTKLPISVKTRVGYNKVELEEWLPALLEEDIAVLTVHARTRKEMSAVPARWEHVKRAVEIRDAMGKETLIFGNGDVTDLADARKKISETGADGVMLGRAIFGNPWLFAEKIPSLEEKLRVMVEHTKAFEDLLGGVKSFSIMKKHYKAYVNGFDGAKELRVELMEAKDAAEVAAITERFLKSDA, translated from the coding sequence ATGTCTTTCTGGCGACAACTTAAGAAGCCCGTCATGGTGCTCGCGCCTATGGCTGATGTCACGGATACGGCCTTTCGCCGTATCATCGCCAAGTACGGCAAGCCCGACGTCACCTGGACGGAGTTCGTCTCTGCGGATGGGCTCTGTTCGCCTGGCCGCGAGATCCTTTTGCATGATCTGAAATATACGGAAGCTGAGCGTCCTATTGTCGCTCAGCTCTTCACCTCGCATCCCGAGAAGATGGAACAGGCTGCGGCCCTCGCGGAGAAGCTTGGCTTTGATGGTATCGATATCAACATGGGCTGTCCGGATAGGAGTATAGAGAAGCAGGGTGCAGGTGCGGCCATGATCAAGAATCCTGCCCAGGCCAAGGAAGTCATTCGCGCAGCTAAGCGCGGCACGAAACTGCCCATCTCTGTGAAGACCCGCGTCGGCTACAACAAGGTAGAGCTCGAAGAGTGGCTGCCCGCGCTTCTTGAAGAGGATATCGCCGTGCTCACGGTACACGCGCGTACTAGGAAGGAGATGTCGGCGGTGCCTGCTCGTTGGGAGCATGTGAAGCGAGCGGTAGAGATCAGGGATGCGATGGGCAAGGAGACCCTTATATTCGGTAACGGAGACGTTACTGATCTTGCTGATGCCAGGAAGAAGATATCGGAGACGGGGGCGGATGGAGTAATGCTCGGTCGTGCCATCTTCGGCAATCCGTGGCTCTTCGCTGAGAAGATCCCTTCGCTCGAAGAGAAGCTGCGGGTGATGGTGGAGCACACCAAGGCCTTTGAAGATCTGCTCGGGGGAGTGAAGAGCTTTTCCATAATGAAGAAGCACTACAAGGCGTATGTGAACGGCTTCGACGGGGCCAAGGAGCTGCGGGTGGAGCTTATGGAAGCCAAGGACGCGGCGGAGGTGGCGGCGATCACGGAGAGGTTCTTGAAGAGCGACGCTTGA
- a CDS encoding RelA/SpoT family protein yields MDVKDIISLMDRPSKEDIALVTKAYHFAEKAHSTQKRYSGEPYFVHLVATAKNLAELQMDATTIAAGLLHDTIEDTGVTPETIEQEFGPEILFLIEGVTKLGKLKYRGAQRHTESLRKLFVAMAQDIRVLIIKLTDRLHNMQTLQHVPQAKQKRIAMETLEVYAPLAYRLGMRKLNRELEDLAFPYIRPNEYKKTDQLLREKSEDTTEHLAKLLNQLKKAFAKEGILAFRSDYRIKGLYSLYRKLVRKDMDIEKVYDISAIRIIVTNVADCYRVLGIVHNLWRPLIGRIKDYIAVPKPNGYQGIHTTVFTGDGSIIEVQIRTEEMHREAEYGIASHLSYKEGRGMAAVGLSWIRKLIPLTPRKVTAADTKAEFRNVPEWITHLAEDVAESQPDAFMEDLREDFFGHRMFVFTPKGDVVDLPVDSTPVDFAYAIHSDIGNHISAAKVNGKMVSIDTPLHNGNTVEIMTKASSHPTEKWVGYCKTALAKRHIRSMLESRGRKI; encoded by the coding sequence ATGGATGTCAAGGATATCATCAGCCTGATGGATAGACCGAGCAAGGAAGATATAGCCCTTGTCACTAAGGCGTATCATTTCGCTGAGAAAGCCCACAGCACCCAGAAGCGCTACTCCGGAGAGCCGTACTTCGTCCACCTCGTGGCGACCGCTAAGAACCTGGCGGAACTCCAGATGGACGCCACCACCATCGCCGCAGGCCTCCTCCACGACACCATCGAGGACACCGGGGTCACTCCCGAGACCATCGAGCAGGAGTTCGGCCCCGAGATTCTTTTCCTCATCGAAGGCGTCACTAAGCTCGGCAAGCTCAAGTACCGCGGAGCCCAACGCCACACCGAGAGTCTCCGCAAGCTCTTCGTGGCCATGGCCCAGGACATCCGCGTCCTCATCATCAAGCTCACCGACCGCCTGCATAACATGCAGACGCTCCAGCATGTCCCTCAGGCCAAGCAGAAGCGCATCGCCATGGAGACGCTCGAAGTCTACGCTCCCCTCGCCTACCGCCTCGGCATGCGCAAGCTGAATCGTGAGCTCGAAGACCTCGCCTTTCCCTACATCCGTCCTAACGAATACAAGAAGACCGACCAGCTCCTCCGGGAGAAGAGCGAGGATACGACAGAGCACCTCGCCAAGCTCTTGAACCAGCTCAAGAAAGCCTTCGCCAAGGAAGGCATACTGGCATTCCGCAGCGATTACCGCATCAAAGGCCTCTACAGCCTCTACCGTAAGCTGGTGCGCAAGGATATGGATATCGAGAAGGTCTACGACATCTCTGCCATCCGCATCATCGTGACGAACGTAGCCGACTGCTACCGCGTGCTCGGCATCGTGCACAACCTGTGGCGCCCCCTCATCGGCCGCATCAAGGACTACATCGCCGTACCGAAGCCGAACGGCTATCAAGGCATACACACCACTGTGTTCACCGGAGACGGCAGCATCATCGAAGTACAGATCCGCACCGAAGAGATGCACCGTGAGGCTGAGTACGGCATCGCCTCGCACCTAAGCTACAAGGAAGGCAGGGGCATGGCCGCCGTGGGCCTCAGCTGGATCAGGAAGCTCATTCCCCTCACCCCGCGCAAAGTGACCGCTGCGGATACCAAGGCGGAATTCCGCAACGTACCGGAGTGGATCACTCACCTCGCAGAAGATGTCGCAGAGAGCCAACCTGACGCCTTTATGGAAGACCTGCGTGAGGATTTCTTCGGACATCGCATGTTCGTCTTCACCCCGAAGGGCGACGTGGTCGACCTACCAGTCGACTCCACGCCTGTCGACTTCGCCTACGCGATCCACTCCGATATCGGCAACCACATCTCTGCCGCCAAGGTGAACGGCAAGATGGTTTC
- a CDS encoding tryptophan-rich sensory protein, producing the protein MNKKDWLALAGFVALAQGAGILGSLFTAPSIGTWYATLVRPELSPPNWVFAPVWTTLFLLMGIAAFLVWRQGRKGRVALGIFLLQLVLNTLWSILFFGLQSPGAALVDIVFLWLAIVATIIAFARVSTPAAWLLAPYIAWVSFAAYLNYAIWTLN; encoded by the coding sequence ATGAATAAAAAAGACTGGCTCGCGCTTGCGGGATTCGTGGCCCTCGCGCAGGGTGCGGGCATCCTCGGATCACTATTCACTGCGCCCTCAATCGGCACATGGTACGCCACTCTCGTGCGTCCGGAGCTCTCTCCACCCAACTGGGTATTCGCCCCGGTGTGGACGACGCTCTTCCTCCTCATGGGTATCGCCGCGTTCCTGGTGTGGCGGCAGGGAAGGAAGGGGAGAGTGGCGCTCGGCATCTTCCTCCTCCAGCTCGTGCTCAATACGCTCTGGTCCATACTCTTCTTCGGTCTACAGAGCCCGGGTGCTGCTCTCGTCGATATCGTCTTCCTCTGGTTGGCTATAGTGGCGACGATCATCGCTTTTGCGCGGGTCTCCACTCCTGCCGCCTGGCTCCTTGCACCCTACATCGCCTGGGTCTCCTTCGCTGCCTACCTCAACTACGCGATCTGGACGCTGAATTAG